In the Hordeum vulgare subsp. vulgare chromosome 7H, MorexV3_pseudomolecules_assembly, whole genome shotgun sequence genome, one interval contains:
- the LOC123409501 gene encoding putative aldehyde oxidase-like protein codes for MVVSPTNRIAAHRSDESVSVLPTNSGGCGACVVLIATYDPTKDEVTEFSASSCLTLLYNINLCSVITTEGLGNRRDGFHSVHKRMSGFHASQCGFCTPGMCMSIFTSLANADKSEKPEPRKGFSKLTVSEAERAFSGNMCRCTGYRPIVDACKSFASDVDLEDLGLNIFWRKGDKDADVSKLPAYTLGGGVCTFPDFLKSEIKSSLRHLTDVSDVTVSGVGWYHPKSIGQYYDLLNSGIFSDCTVKVVVGNTSSGIKGYKDQDLYNKYIDIGDIPELSAICKKDSGIDIGAATPISKTIEILEQEAGSKSCPSGSVVFRKLAEHMSKVATPFVRNTASIGGNIILAQKYPFPSDIATILLGASSTVRLQIYSEILEVSFEEFLEQPPLDPSTLLLSIFIPYWASNSHKESKVIFETYRAAPRPLGNAVSYINSAMLGHVSLNESSGDLVLSNLHMAFGAYGTEHAIRATKVEQHLDGKVLTPSVVLEAVRLLRETIVPMEGTSHPEYRVSVAVGFLFSFLSPFAKGIKGPGKTLSIGSASSLSSRRETVSSEEYKPVGDPIKKYAVELQASGEAVYVDDIPAPKNCLYGEFIYSTQPLAYVNNIKFKPSLASEKILAVVSAKDIPSGGQNVGASLMFGDEPLFGAPVAEYAGQALGVVIAETQRYANLAGKQVVVEYDTKDLKPPILTVEQAVQNNSYFEVPPEMYPKQVGDFCKGMAEADHKVLSTEVKLASQYYFYMETQTTLAIPDEDNTMVVYISSQYPEVAQSSIAKCLGIPFSSVRVITRRVGGGFGGKAFRSCNVATAAALCAFKLRRPVRMYLNRSTDMIMIGGRHPIKALYSVGFKSDGRITALHLDILINAGISPDASPIIPGTFISGLKKYNWGALSFDIKLCKTNNTSKSVMRAPGDAQGSFIAEAIIEHVASVLSLDANSVRQKNFHTYDSLVLFYPESTGEASTYTLPSIFDRLLTTSSYLHRAEFIRQFNSCNKWQKRGISCMPLVFKVAPRAAPGRVSVLNDGSIVVEVGGIEIGQGLWTKVQQMTAFALGQLWPDGCECLLDRVCVLQADTLNLIQGGLTAGSTSSESSCAATLEACNMLVDRLKPVMEKLKQQSGGGVSWDSLISQAYKDNVNLSSSAYWVPGQESSTYLNYGAGISEVEIDLLTGAITLLRSDLVYDCGKSLNPAVDLGQIEGSFIQGIGFFINEEHETNADGLVVSDSTWVYKIPSVDTIPKKFNAEVLNTGYHKNRVLSSKASGEPAVVLAASVHCAVREAIRAARKEFGSSELTFQLDVPAPMTHVKEMCGLDIVDKHLESLSEHQYRAAA; via the exons ATGGTCGTCTCCCCCACCAACCGCATCGCTGCCCACCGGAGTGATGAATCCGTCAGTGTCCTCCCCACCAACTCCG GTGGATGCGGAGCTTGTGTGGTCCTTATAGCAACTTATGATCCAACAAAAGATGAGGTGACCGAATTCTCCGCCAGCTCATGCCTGACCCTGCTCTACAACATAAATCTCTGCTCCGTCATCACCACCGAAGGCCTGGGAAATAGGCGAGATGGCTTCCATTCTGTTCATAAAAGAATGTCCGGGTTCCATGCTTCTCAGTGTGGCTTCTGCACCCCTGGCATGTGCATGTCTATTTTCACTTCTCTTGCCAATGCTGACAAATCCGAGAAGCCAGAACCACGAAAGGGGTTCTCAAAGTTGACGGTATCTGAAGCAGAAAGGGCTTTCTCAGGCAACATGTGTAGATGTACCGGCTACCGACCGATTGTCGATGCGTGCAAAAGTTTTGCTTCAGATGTTGACCTGGAGGATTTGGGCCTCAATATATTCTGGAGGAAAGGTGATAAGGACGCGGACGTTAGCAAGTTGCCAGCTTACACTCTTGGCGGTGGAGTCTGCACTTTCCCCGACTTCCTGAAATCTGAGATAAAATCATCGCTCCGTCATCTAACTGATGTTTCGGATGTCACGGTCTCCGGGGTGGGTTGGTATCATCCTAAAAGCATCGGGCAGTATTATGACTTATTGAACTCTGGCATTTTTAGTGACTGCACAGTTAAAGTGGTTGTCGGGAACACAAGTTCTGGTATAAAGGGATACAAGGATCAGGATCTATATAACAAGTATATTGACATCGGTGACATTCCTGAACTTTCAGCTATTTGCAAGAAAGACAGTGGCATTGACATCGGAGCAGCTACACCAATTTCCAAAACCATTGAGATACTCGAGCAAGAAGCCGGGTCTAAATCATGTCCAAGTGGAAGTGTGGTTTTCAGAAAACTGGCCGAGCATATGAGCAAGGTGGCCACACCGTTTGTCCGTAATACAGCAAGCATTGGCGGGAACATAATTCTAGCACAGAAATACCCGTTTCCCTCGGACATTGCGACTATACTTCTTGGTGCTTCTTCAACTGTTCGTCTTCAGATTTATTCAGAAATACTAGAGGTTAGTTTTGAAGAGTTTCTGGAGCAGCCTCCTCTTGATCCCAGTACATTGCTCCTGAGCATATTTATTCCTTATTGGGCTTCAAATTCTCACAAAGAAAGTAAGGTGATCTTCGAAACTTACCGAGCGGCACCGCGCCCTCTTGGCAATGCTGTTTCATATATTAACTCTGCTATGCTGGGCCATGTCTCCCTGAATGAATCATCTGGTGATCTTGTGCTTAGTAACCTACACATGGCGTTTGGTGCCTATGGGACCGAACATGCTATTAGAGCAACAAAAGTTGAACAACACCTGGACGGAAAAGTGCTCACTCCATCTGTTGTGCTCGAAGCAGTTCGCTTACTTAGAGAAACAATTGTACCAATGGAAGGAACATCACATCCTGAATACAGAGTCAGTGTGGCTGTTGGATTTCTCTTCAGTTTCCTGTCTCCATTTGCTAAAGGAATCAAAGGGCCTGGAAAAACTCTGAGCATTGGTTCTGCTAGTTCTTTGTCTTCACGGCGAGAAACAGTTTCCAGTGAGGAATATAAACCAGTTGGTGATCCCATTAAAAAATATGCAGTTGAGCTTCAAGCTTCTG GGGAGGCGGTATATGTAGATGATATTCCTGCTCCAAAAAATTGCCTTTATGGAGAATTTATTTACAGCACACAACCTCTTGCATATGTCAATAATATAAAGTTCAAACCTTCATTAGCATCAGAGAAGATCCTCGCCGTTGTTTCTGCAAAAGATATCCCAAGTGGAGGGCAAAATGTTGGAGCAAGCTTGATGTTTGGGGATGAACCACTTTTTGGTGCTCCAGTTGCTGAGTACGCTGGACAAGCTCTTGGTGTCGTG ATTGCAGAAACTCAGAGATACGCCAACTTGGCAGGAAAACAGGTTGTTGTTGAATATGACACAAAAGATTTGAAGCCACCAATCTTAACTGTAGAACAAGCAGTACAAAACAACAGCTACTTTGAAGTTCCTCCTGAGATGTATCCAAAACAAGTTGGTGATTTTTGCAAGGGCATGGCAGAAGCTGATCACAAGGTCCTCTCAACAGAA GTGAAACTTGCCTCTCAATACTACTTCTACATGGAAACACAAACGACTCTAGCAATTCCAGATGAAGATAACACGATGGTCGTCTACATTTCATCACAATACCCTGAGGTTGCACAGAGTTCAATAGCCAAGTGCCTCGGCATTCCGTTCAGCAGCGTGCGTGTCATTACAAGAAGGGTTGGAGGAGGCTTTGGTGGGAAGGCATTCAGATCATGCAAT GTAGCAACGGCAGCTGCACTCTGTGCATTCAAGTTACGTCGTCCCGTGCGGATGTACCTCAACCGCAGTACTgacatgatcatgattgggggtcGGCACCCCATAAAAGCATTATACTCTGTTGGTTTCAAATCTGATGGGAGAATCACAGCCTTGCACCTGGACATACTAATCAACGCTGGAATTTCTCCAGATGCTAGCCCCATAATTCCAGGCACCTTCATTTCAGGTCTGAAGAAATACAACTGGGGTGCTCTCTCTTTCGACATCAAACTCTGTAAAACAAACAACACATCCAAGTCAGTAATGCGTGCCCCTGGAGACGCGCAGGGATCTTTTATCGCTGAAGCTATCATCGAGCATGTCGCTTCGGTGCTGTCACTCGATGCTAATAGTGTCAGGCAGAAGAATTTCCACACCTATGACAGTCTTGTACTGTTTTATCCAGAAAGCACAGGCGAAGCTTCTACGTACACATTGCCTTCTATCTTCGATAGGTTGCTCACGACATCGAGCTACCTGCATCGAGCCGAATTCATCAGGCAGTTCAACAGCTGCAATAAGTGGCAGAAGCGGGGTATCTCTTGCATGCCCCTCGTCTTCAAGGTGGCACCACGGGCAGCTCCTGGAAGAGTTTCCGTGCTCAACGATGGTTCCATTGTGGTTGAGGTTGGAGGCATTGAGATTGGACAAGGGCTGTGGACCAAAGTACAACAAATGACAGCTTTCGCTTTGGGACAGTTGTGGCCTGATGGATGTGAATGTCTTCTTGATAGAGTGTGTGTTCTTCAGGCTGATACGCTgaacttgatccaaggtgggctcACCGCCGGCAGCACTTCGTCTGAATCTAGCTGTGCAGCAACCCTTGAGGCCTGCAACATGCTGGTTGACAGATTAAAGCCAGTCATGGAGAAGCTCAAACAGCAATCCGGTGGTGGTGTTTCATGGGACTCTTTGATTTCTCAG GCATATAAGGATAATGTAAATTTGTCCTCAAGTGCATACTGGGTACCTGGCCAAGAATCCAGTACCTATCTGAACTATGGAGCCGGTATAAGTGAG GTAGAGATTGATCTTCTTACAGGAGCAATTACTTTACTGCGAAGTGATCTTGTTTATGACTGTGGGAAGAGTTTGAACCCTGCAGTGGACTTGGGCCAG ATTGAAGGCTCCTTCATACAAGGAATTGGTTTCTTCATAAATGAAGAACATGAAACAAATGCTGATGGACTGGTCGTGAGCGACAGCACATGGGTCTACAAGATCCCGAGTGTCGACACCATCCCAAAGAAATTCAATGCTGAGGTGCTCAACACTGGGTACCATAAGAATCGCGTGCTTTCGTCGAAAG cctctggggAACCTGCCGTGGTTCTCGCAGCATCCGTCCATTGTGCGGTGAGAGAAGCCATCCGGGCAGCGAGGAAGGAGTTTGGAAGCTCAGAGCTCACGTTCCAGCTCGACGTCCCTGCGCCAATGACACATGTGAAGGAAATGTGTGGCTTGGACATCGTGGATAAGCACCTGGAAAGCCTATCTGAACATCAGTATCGAGCTGCGGCCTGA